ATTGTTAGTGATGGTGACTTGATGGAGGGAATTTCCCATGAAGCTGCATCGATGGCCGGACACATGGGCCTCGGTAAGTTGATTTACCTGTACGATTCAAACAGCATTTCGATTGAAGGATCTACCGATCTTGCTTTTACCGAAGACGTTCCCAAACGATTTGAATCCTATAACTGGCACGTAGTAGAAATTGATGGGCATAATCATGATGAAATCACAGCAGCAATCGAAGAAGCACAGTCAGTAACTGATAAGCCTTCGATCATTGTTTGTACTACTCACATCGGGTACGGAAGCCCCAATAAGCAGGATAGTGAGTCCTCGCACGGGTCTCCACTGGGTGAGGAAGAAATTAAACTTACCAAAGAAGCGTACGGTTGGGATCCCGAAAAAAAATTCTTCATTCCCGAAGAAGCTCTCGCAAAGTTCAGAGAAGAACAGGAGAAAGGAGAGGAAGCTGAAAACGCCTGGAAAGAGGAAGTAGCTGCCTATGAAAAAGCTTATACCGAGGAAGGAAAGATATTCAAAGCTTGGGTTAACAGAGACCTGTCTTCTGATCTGGAATCGAAGTTGCCGGTATTTGAAGAAGATGCAAAAGGAATGGCAAGTCGTGCGGCTTCCGGCAAAGTGATTAATGCCATCAAAGAAATTGTACCCAACTTATTCGGAGGTTCGGCAGATCTCGGTGGAAGTACCAAAACCGACATTGACGGATACGGATCGTACCTGCCGGGTAACCCAACGGGGAGAACCATTCATTACGGAGTACGGGAACACGCTATGGGAGCAGCTGTAAATGGGATGGCGCTGCACGGTGGACTAGTTCCTTACGGTGCTACCTTTTTTGTGTTTACCGATTATATGCGCCCCGCCATACGTTTAGCCGGCTTGATGAAAGTGCCGTCGATATTTGTGTTAACTCACGACAGTATTGGCCTTGGCGAAGACGGCCCGACTCACCAACCCGTGGAACACCTCGCCAGCCTGAGGGCGATGCCAAATATCACCATTTTACGTCCCGGTGATGCTAATGAGACATCCCATGCATGGAAGGCAGCTTTGGAAAATACGACCGGGCCAACGCTGCTGGTCTTAACCCGACAGAACTTGCCTACATTATCCCGTTCGGATGAGAATTCAGCATCCATGGTTTCTAAAGGTGCTTACATTTATTCGGATGCTGAGAAAGAAATTCCGGATGCCATCCTGATTGGGACCGGATCGGAGCTCCACCTTGCAGTAGAAGCCAAGGCTAAACTGGCAGACAAAGGCATAGACGCACGTGTAGTGAGCATGCCAAGCTGGGAGCTGTTTGAGAGGCAAGACGCCTCATACAAGGAATCTGTGCTTCCAAAGGCTGTTACAAACCGGATTTCCATTGAAGCGGGAGCTACCTTTGGGTGGGAACGCTATATTGGGCCTGAAGGAACGGCTATTGGATTGAACAGTTTTGGAGAGTCAGCTCCTTACGAAGAGCTCTTTGAACATTTTGGCATAACCACAGATGCCATTGTTGAGGCTGCGGCTAAATAAGTCAGCCAGCCACCCGAAAAGTAAAGCTACTTCTCAGGCCGATGTACACAGGTAAAAGTTACATCGTCCAAGGGGCTTACGGAGCCTATAAAGGCCTCCAATGAGGATTGTACTTTGCCGATAATGGTTTTGGCGTGAAGGGAGCCGTAGATTTCCATCAGGGATTCGATGCGCTCTTCTCCGTATTCTTCATCCCGCTCGTTTCGTGATTCATTGAGCCCGTCTGTGTAGAATAGAACAGAGTCGCCGGGTTTAAAATGAAATTTCTTCACTTCGAGGTTCTTATCCAGAAGCTTGGTTGAGGCCATACCCAAAGCAAAACCGTTGGCCTTCAGTTTGAAAGTAGTGTCGCGTTCCTTGTTGTAGTAGATAGGGATGTTATGCCCGGCCCGGATATACTCAAAATGGTCCTCATCGTTGGGGAAGAAGGCGGCACACCCGGTAACAAAGGTTTTATCCTTGCTGTTGCTTTTGATGTAGTTGTTCAGCTGAAGAAAGAGCTCTTTAGGGGATGGATGATCCTTTTCGATAATCAAATTCACCAAGGCCTGTAGCCGAACCATATACAGGGCGGCACTGAGCCCTTTACCTGAAACGTCTGCTATCACAACGTAGGTTCCTTTTTCCGTTTCGATCACATCCAGGTAGTCTCCACCGACCTCCTTGGCCGTATGTGCAAATGAATATACTTCAAGATTATCTTTACTTAGGGATGTTCCCGGAAGCAAGCTAAGCTGAATTTCCCGGGCCAAATCGATCTCTTTTTGCACATCCGATTTCTCCAGAAGCTCAATTAAAAGCAGCATGAACATGCTTAGAAAACTAAAGGGAAGCAGCAGGTCACCAATCAGGAAATACTGTATGATATCCAGGAAGTTGAGCACGTAATAGGCTACAAAACTTACAGAACCCAATCCAAAGATAAGGCGACGTGTGGGGTTGAGGCGTTGGGCGAGATCAGAAAACAACCGCAGCATTTTGATGTGCCCGGGAAGCTGCTGTCCCTGCTGCCGCTCAATGTCTTCGACAGCTTCTTTATAAACCAACTTCAGGCGTTCAGTATCGGCCGTGAGTTCTTTCGAGAATCTTTCCCGACTCATTCCGGAGACATATTCCTGATAAAATTTCTTTGTGCCGTAGCCGGACTGTGCTTCGTTTTTTAAACCCAAGGCAATTACTGATCTGAATTTGTATTTAGCGCTTGTTCGTAATAATAACTAAAAAGTTTAGCATTTGAACAGCATTTATTTGCTACCGAAGATTTGGAGAAGCTATTGGGTTTTAATCTCGGTGGTATCGGCCGGTACGCGGGTGGGATTTACGCGGTCGTAAACCACCCAGGCATCTCTGAAGTATCGTTTTACGATATTGGAAAATAGAATAGCACGGTCCCGTTCATGAAAATCACCTACATGTACTCGATAATAAGGAGTACGGAAGAAGGTATAAGTATCCGGCTGATAACCTACAATAGTGGTATCGGCCCAGGCGCGAAAGTTTGCCGCCATCGTATCTGCCTGTACCACGCTTTGCCCGGAATAAATTTGCACCCGATAGCCTTCGTATAAATCTTTTTCTACTTCTTGCTGAACCTTAATCTGGTTAAAGCCATCCGGAATTTTATTCTCCCGGTATGCATAGGCATCAGAAAGCTGGGTACGATAACTTTCCAGATTGAGGTTAGAGACAAGCTTCTCATTCTCTGACCTGAAATTTTCTCTTGCATTTTCAATGGTATCATTGACAGCCTGCTCGGTAGTAGAGCAGGAGACAACCACAAAAAGTAGCAGTGTAAGAAAGCTGAAGTATTTTATCATAGGTTTAAAATCCAACCGGGTGCCAAGTTGTTTTCGTTTCCTGGAAATTGGTAAGGAAATACGGAGACTGAGCCTCTTCCGAATACCAGTCATCAATAGGTTTATTTACAATACGTTTCACGTTCAGTGAAGCATTTTCATCAATACTCTTCTTCATTTCCTGGGGTAATTTATCAGTATATACCATGGCATTTACATCCATATGGGTACTGAAATGTTCCGATAATTCTTCACGAAATCCGGTAAGTATGTTTACCACACCTCCCGGTACGTCCGAAGAATTCAACACCTCAGCAAAGCTGATGGCGGGAAGGGGATATTCTTCTGAGGCAAGCACTACACATGTATTCCCTCCAACAATGATCGGAGCAATGACGGAAACCAAGCCTAAAAGCGGGCTCTTTTCAGGAGCGAAAGCGGCTACCACACCGGTGGGCTCCAGTAAACTGAAGTTAAAGTGTGAACTCGCAACCGGGTTTATCGAGCCAAAAACCTGCTGATATTTATCGGCCCAGCCGGCATAGTAAATAAGGCGGTCGATGGAGGCATTGATATCAGCTTCAGCCTCGGCCGTTTTAAAACCGATAGGGCCGAGTTCTTTCATGAATTGATCACGACGGTCTTCCAGCATCTCCGCAATGCGGTAGAGAATCTGTCCGCGGTTGTAGGCACTGCGCGAACTCCATCCGTTAAAAGCGCCACGGGCAATCTTTACGGCATCGCGGAAGTCTTTTCTTGAACCCTGACAGGCATTCGCCAGCAGGTTTTTGTCGCCGTCATAAACTTTATAAGTACGACCGGATTCCGAGCGGGGAAAATTTCCGCCCAGATACATCTTATAGGTTTTCTTTACGTCAATTCTTGTGTCAGACATGGTCTAATGCTTAGTAATTAAATTTTTGTGTAGGCTGCTAATCCGTGGAGACCGCCTTCGCGCCCAACTCCGCTTTCTTTGTAACCGCCAAAAGGGGAAGTAGGATCGAATTTGTTGTAGGTATTCGCCCAGATAACACCGGATCTCATCTTGCTTCCCATTTGGAAAATCTTGGAGCCTTTATCGGTCCAAACACCACTTGCAAGTCCATAGGGGGTGTTATTGGCTTTATCGATGCCTTCATCTGCCGTGCGGAATGTTTGCACCGTTAGCACCGGCCCAAAAATTTCTTCCTGAACCACGCGATTCGATTGTGAAACATTGGTGAAAAGGGTAGGGCGTATGAAATAACCGTTTTCGGGGATCTCACATTTACTTTGGTAGATATCAGCACCTTCATCTACTCCGAGTTCCAGGTATTTATTTACCGTCTCAAACTGCTCTTTAGAGTTGATGGCACCAATGTCGGTATTCTTGTCCAGAGGATCACCAACGATCAATGTTTCAAGCCGGTCTTTCAGTTTTTGGATTACTTTATCAGCCACACCTTCCTGAACCAGCAATCGGGAACCGGCACAGCACACGTGCCCCTGGTTAAAGTAAATGGCGTTAATAATACCTTCCACCGCCTGGTCAATCGGGGCATCTTCAAAAATAACCAATGCGCCTTTTCCACCTAATTCAAGGGTGTACTTTTTATCGGTTCCGGCCAGGGACTTTTGAATGATTTTCCCGACTTGGGTTGAGCCGGTAAATGCTACTTTATCAATATCTTTATGATTGACAATTTCTGCCCCGGTTTGTCCTGCACCGGTAACGATATTTACAACGCCGTCAGGCAGCCCGCAATCCCGAACCAGTTCCGCAAACTTAAGCGCTGTCAGTGAGGTAGTCTCGGCAGGTTTAAGAACAACAGTATTTCCACAAGCAAGGGCAGGGGCAATCTTCCAGGCCAGCATCAGCAAGGGGAAATTCCATGGGATAATTTGTCCGCATACGCCAAGGGGTTTGGGTTTTCTTCCCGGGAAGGCATACTCGAGTTTATCTGCCCAGCCGGCATAGTAGAAGAAATAAGCGGCAACTAAAGGAATGTCAACATCCCGGGATTCGCGGATGGGCTTTCCTCCATCCATCGATTCCAGGACGGCAAATTCACGGGCACGCTCCTGTAT
The nucleotide sequence above comes from Gracilimonas sp.. Encoded proteins:
- a CDS encoding aldehyde dehydrogenase family protein; the encoded protein is MSDTRIDVKKTYKMYLGGNFPRSESGRTYKVYDGDKNLLANACQGSRKDFRDAVKIARGAFNGWSSRSAYNRGQILYRIAEMLEDRRDQFMKELGPIGFKTAEAEADINASIDRLIYYAGWADKYQQVFGSINPVASSHFNFSLLEPTGVVAAFAPEKSPLLGLVSVIAPIIVGGNTCVVLASEEYPLPAISFAEVLNSSDVPGGVVNILTGFREELSEHFSTHMDVNAMVYTDKLPQEMKKSIDENASLNVKRIVNKPIDDWYSEEAQSPYFLTNFQETKTTWHPVGF
- the tkt gene encoding transketolase, with amino-acid sequence MPASKLDQLCVNTIRTLSIDAVEKANSGHPGMPMGMADAAYVLWTKFLKHNPKNPDWFDRDRFILSAGHGSMLIYSLLHLTGYEVSLEEIKNFRQMGSITPGHPEYGMTPGVETTTGPLGQGFGTGVGMAMAEHFMSAKFNKEGHNIVDHYTYAIVSDGDLMEGISHEAASMAGHMGLGKLIYLYDSNSISIEGSTDLAFTEDVPKRFESYNWHVVEIDGHNHDEITAAIEEAQSVTDKPSIIVCTTHIGYGSPNKQDSESSHGSPLGEEEIKLTKEAYGWDPEKKFFIPEEALAKFREEQEKGEEAENAWKEEVAAYEKAYTEEGKIFKAWVNRDLSSDLESKLPVFEEDAKGMASRAASGKVINAIKEIVPNLFGGSADLGGSTKTDIDGYGSYLPGNPTGRTIHYGVREHAMGAAVNGMALHGGLVPYGATFFVFTDYMRPAIRLAGLMKVPSIFVLTHDSIGLGEDGPTHQPVEHLASLRAMPNITILRPGDANETSHAWKAALENTTGPTLLVLTRQNLPTLSRSDENSASMVSKGAYIYSDAEKEIPDAILIGTGSELHLAVEAKAKLADKGIDARVVSMPSWELFERQDASYKESVLPKAVTNRISIEAGATFGWERYIGPEGTAIGLNSFGESAPYEELFEHFGITTDAIVEAAAK
- a CDS encoding aldehyde dehydrogenase family protein, which codes for MSDTETKEAPYKPTSPNSKLDFESVWEYAPAPQTSDFVEVKERYDLFIGGKFVKPSKGRYFKSTNPATEEEITEFAEATQKDVDKAVKAARKAFEGEWSRISAKERGKYIYRIARMIQERAREFAVLESMDGGKPIRESRDVDIPLVAAYFFYYAGWADKLEYAFPGRKPKPLGVCGQIIPWNFPLLMLAWKIAPALACGNTVVLKPAETTSLTALKFAELVRDCGLPDGVVNIVTGAGQTGAEIVNHKDIDKVAFTGSTQVGKIIQKSLAGTDKKYTLELGGKGALVIFEDAPIDQAVEGIINAIYFNQGHVCCAGSRLLVQEGVADKVIQKLKDRLETLIVGDPLDKNTDIGAINSKEQFETVNKYLELGVDEGADIYQSKCEIPENGYFIRPTLFTNVSQSNRVVQEEIFGPVLTVQTFRTADEGIDKANNTPYGLASGVWTDKGSKIFQMGSKMRSGVIWANTYNKFDPTSPFGGYKESGVGREGGLHGLAAYTKI
- a CDS encoding PP2C family protein-serine/threonine phosphatase; the encoded protein is MGLKNEAQSGYGTKKFYQEYVSGMSRERFSKELTADTERLKLVYKEAVEDIERQQGQQLPGHIKMLRLFSDLAQRLNPTRRLIFGLGSVSFVAYYVLNFLDIIQYFLIGDLLLPFSFLSMFMLLLIELLEKSDVQKEIDLAREIQLSLLPGTSLSKDNLEVYSFAHTAKEVGGDYLDVIETEKGTYVVIADVSGKGLSAALYMVRLQALVNLIIEKDHPSPKELFLQLNNYIKSNSKDKTFVTGCAAFFPNDEDHFEYIRAGHNIPIYYNKERDTTFKLKANGFALGMASTKLLDKNLEVKKFHFKPGDSVLFYTDGLNESRNERDEEYGEERIESLMEIYGSLHAKTIIGKVQSSLEAFIGSVSPLDDVTFTCVHRPEK
- a CDS encoding SPOR domain-containing protein → MIKYFSFLTLLLFVVVSCSTTEQAVNDTIENARENFRSENEKLVSNLNLESYRTQLSDAYAYRENKIPDGFNQIKVQQEVEKDLYEGYRVQIYSGQSVVQADTMAANFRAWADTTIVGYQPDTYTFFRTPYYRVHVGDFHERDRAILFSNIVKRYFRDAWVVYDRVNPTRVPADTTEIKTQ